TTAACGTGTGTTTGAGTAAGGGATTTTTAATTCCGGAAAATTTATCTTTACTTAAAGATGTGGGAACTATAGCGATTTTAAATTATACTTTTCTAGCAAAATCTTGCAGTAGTTCCCACATTTTCATAAAAGTTCTATTTCATCTATAATATAAGTAGGATGTTATTTTTCTCTTACTTGTATTCTTTTAGACCGAACTCACATGTTTAATTGCCGTACGATCTTCAAAAAGCATAATGAACTTGCAATGAGACAAAATCTGTGGGAACTCTCACAAATTTAAATTTTACGGTAAAAATTAGACGTTCTTTTGAGGTGGTTTAAAACTTTTCGATAAGTCTGAACGTCTTGGCTCTAAAATAATTCCAAATCCTTACATTTTTTTTTCCAAACACGCTCTTGTTCATTCAGATATTGGAATACAATGGAATCGGAATGTTTTCCTTTTAAATAATCCAAAAGAAAATGATCTCCTACCAAAAGTTCGATTGCGGGACGATCCGATCTGAATTCGTATGCACCGGCTCTGTAGGCAAAATCGTTTGGATATTCCTCACCGAGAATACGAATCAACTTTAGAGTGAAAAATAGACTGTGGAATTTCTCCGGTTTGTTTAACAAAATTTGAAAACCGCCGCAGACTAGATCCTTATGTTTGTGAAACGTGGGAATAAATTTCAAAGGTCTTAAAATCAAACTTCCTCTTTGAGACTCTTCTAAAACGTTTCGAATACGATTGTTTTGTTCGTTTAGATAAGGAGCCCCGAAAGTTTCAAAGGGCCTCGTGGTTCCTCTACCTTCGGAAAGATTGGTTCCTTCCAAAAGACACTGACCGGAATAAACGTAACAAGTTGAGCGAAATGGAATATTCGGAGAAGGTGGAATCCAACTAAATTCCGAATCTTTCTTATCATACCATCCTTTATTTACGATTCTGATCTTTACGTTTAAGTGAAATTCTTTTTGATAATAAGAAAGTAATTTTCCAGGGGTTAGACCATGACGATGCAAAACACTTCTCACTCCTACAAAAGATTCAAATTCTTTTTGAAGAGGAGAACCTTCTATTTTTTTTCCCGCAGGATTGATAGAATCAAAAACAATTACAGAAATTTCATTTTTTCCTGAAGAATTCCATTTAGAAATCTCTTCTAAAAAATAATAAGCGGTAGTAAGAAAAGTATAATAACGCGCTCCGGTATCTCTGATGTCAATGATGACTACGTCTAATCCTTCTAAAGAAATCGAATCTGGAACCAAACTGGATTCTTGGTCTCCATAAAGATTGATAAATTCAACTTCGTCCAGATTATATCTCAGGCTGGAAC
This genomic window from Leptospira kirschneri serovar Cynopteri str. 3522 CT contains:
- a CDS encoding DUF1343 domain-containing protein, whose protein sequence is MPLKEYIGRMNKIEKSLRTSRIGMITNQSAFGPDGEYHFQSIHKRYDLKKIFLPEHGLFAELQDQVSGSSLRYNLDEVEFINLYGDQESSLVPDSISLEGLDVVIIDIRDTGARYYTFLTTAYYFLEEISKWNSSGKNEISVIVFDSINPAGKKIEGSPLQKEFESFVGVRSVLHRHGLTPGKLLSYYQKEFHLNVKIRIVNKGWYDKKDSEFSWIPPSPNIPFRSTCYVYSGQCLLEGTNLSEGRGTTRPFETFGAPYLNEQNNRIRNVLEESQRGSLILRPLKFIPTFHKHKDLVCGGFQILLNKPEKFHSLFFTLKLIRILGEEYPNDFAYRAGAYEFRSDRPAIELLVGDHFLLDYLKGKHSDSIVFQYLNEQERVWKKKCKDLELF